From the genome of Winogradskyella forsetii, one region includes:
- a CDS encoding rhamnogalacturonan acetylesterase, with amino-acid sequence MKHFKAYFLLILVVFLSCKEEEKPAETEQQKQNITIYTIGDSTMSDKINPEENPERGWCQLLPQFLNDKATVKNHATNGRSTRSFIDEGRWDSVYKQLEKGDYVFIQFGHNDQKLTNPQRYTNPHTAYRHNLIKFVEESREKGAIPILFTSIVRRKFNEEGTLIDTHGAYPLETRLVAQEYDVPFIDLLYITEKMEESYGVEGSKKLHLHYKPDEVSYFPDGKEDNTHLSVFGATEVAKLAVNALNEKVEGFEAFTKTN; translated from the coding sequence ATGAAACATTTTAAAGCCTATTTTCTTTTAATTTTAGTGGTATTTCTATCGTGTAAAGAAGAAGAAAAGCCGGCTGAAACAGAACAACAAAAACAGAACATTACCATTTACACCATCGGAGATTCGACGATGTCAGATAAAATTAATCCAGAAGAAAATCCTGAACGAGGATGGTGCCAACTCTTACCACAGTTTTTGAACGATAAGGCAACGGTGAAAAATCATGCAACGAACGGTAGAAGTACTAGAAGTTTCATCGATGAAGGGCGATGGGACTCGGTTTACAAACAATTGGAAAAAGGTGATTACGTGTTTATTCAATTTGGACATAACGACCAAAAATTGACGAATCCTCAACGCTATACCAATCCACATACAGCGTACAGACATAATTTAATAAAGTTCGTAGAAGAAAGCCGTGAAAAAGGCGCCATACCAATTTTATTCACCTCTATAGTGAGACGAAAATTTAACGAAGAAGGAACTTTAATTGATACACACGGCGCTTATCCATTGGAAACGCGTTTGGTAGCACAAGAATATGATGTACCATTTATCGATCTGTTGTATATAACCGAAAAAATGGAAGAGTCCTATGGCGTTGAAGGCTCTAAAAAATTGCATTTACACTATAAACCAGATGAAGTTTCATATTTTCCTGATGGGAAAGAAGACAATACACACTTGTCCGTTTTCGGAGCTACAGAAGTCGCAAAATTAGCCGTCAATGCTTTAAATGAAAAAGTTGAAGGTTTTGAGGCTTTCACTAAAACCAATTAG
- the pelA gene encoding pectate lyase → MPIKNLKLMVFLAFTLVVGSNVYAQVHNQSWRKIIHKKEASWFATSEAKQIAENVLLYQRNIGGWPKNVQMHHSLSKAQKEELLAKKITNEGATTDNGATIQEMVFLSKIYAQTKDETYKNAFLKGLDYILEAQYDNGGWPQFYPLKKGYYTHITYNDDSMINIMNLLKNLKDNADYYAIKPSKSQLETINEAFKKGVDCILKTQYKQNGVLTAWCAQHDAITLEPAKARAYELPSLSGAESANITLLLMSIENPSKEIITAINSAVAWFEKTKITGLRKERVFNDAGKTISKKMVPDENAPAIWARFMELDDNTPFFSDRDGIKKATLAEIGEERRNGYAWYKSDPQKVLDRYPAWKKKYNPSDIKGPKDGFNMVVAQDGSGDYTSIVEAINNTKAFPYDRITIFVKNGVYKEKVKIHEWNQNLALVGESKEHTIITYDDYFNKIGLGRNSTFHTYTLLVEANNVLLKNLTIENTSGEVGQAVALSVFSDEVAIVNCKLLGNQDTLYASGKGKQYYKDCYIEGTTDFIFGSATAFFENCQIHSKKNSYITAASTSKDSLFGYVFKDCKLTADDGVDEVYLGRPWRIYAQTVFVNCDLGDHILPEGWHNWSKPEAEKTTFYGEYKNFGKSFKPEKRVSWSHQLKKREAQKYSLKNVLGNDKKTSKTEWYETF, encoded by the coding sequence ATGCCTATAAAAAACTTAAAACTAATGGTTTTCTTAGCCTTCACTTTAGTTGTCGGTTCAAATGTATATGCCCAAGTCCATAATCAATCATGGAGAAAAATTATCCATAAAAAAGAAGCTTCATGGTTTGCTACTTCTGAAGCCAAACAAATCGCAGAAAATGTATTGCTTTATCAACGAAATATTGGTGGCTGGCCAAAAAATGTACAGATGCATCATTCACTTTCAAAAGCACAAAAGGAAGAATTATTAGCAAAGAAAATAACAAATGAAGGTGCCACAACAGATAATGGCGCGACCATTCAAGAAATGGTGTTCCTGTCAAAAATATATGCACAAACGAAAGATGAAACCTATAAAAATGCCTTTTTAAAAGGACTGGATTATATTTTAGAAGCACAATACGATAATGGTGGTTGGCCACAATTTTATCCACTTAAAAAAGGCTATTACACGCATATTACGTACAACGACGATTCCATGATTAACATCATGAATTTGCTAAAAAACCTAAAAGACAATGCCGATTATTATGCAATAAAACCCTCAAAATCCCAATTAGAAACAATAAACGAGGCGTTTAAAAAAGGCGTTGATTGTATCCTCAAAACACAGTACAAGCAAAATGGCGTATTAACCGCTTGGTGTGCACAACATGACGCAATTACATTAGAACCTGCAAAAGCTAGAGCTTATGAGCTGCCTTCGTTAAGTGGCGCAGAATCTGCCAATATCACTTTACTCCTAATGTCCATAGAAAATCCTTCCAAGGAAATCATTACGGCTATCAACAGTGCGGTTGCTTGGTTTGAAAAAACTAAAATTACTGGATTGAGAAAAGAGAGGGTTTTTAATGATGCAGGCAAAACTATAAGTAAAAAAATGGTGCCTGATGAAAATGCGCCAGCTATTTGGGCACGTTTTATGGAGTTGGATGATAATACGCCTTTTTTCTCTGATAGAGATGGCATTAAAAAAGCGACCTTAGCCGAAATCGGAGAAGAGCGCCGAAATGGTTATGCCTGGTATAAAAGTGACCCTCAAAAGGTATTGGATCGTTATCCAGCATGGAAGAAAAAATATAATCCTTCAGACATAAAAGGGCCAAAAGATGGGTTTAATATGGTCGTCGCACAAGACGGAAGTGGCGATTATACATCTATTGTTGAGGCTATAAATAACACTAAAGCCTTTCCGTATGATAGAATAACCATTTTTGTAAAGAATGGTGTGTACAAAGAGAAGGTGAAAATCCACGAGTGGAATCAAAACCTAGCTTTAGTAGGTGAAAGTAAAGAACATACCATCATTACTTACGATGATTATTTTAATAAAATAGGTTTAGGTAGAAACAGTACGTTTCATACCTACACGCTTTTAGTGGAAGCGAACAATGTGCTGCTTAAAAATTTAACTATTGAAAATACGTCTGGCGAAGTAGGACAAGCAGTGGCACTATCGGTATTTTCGGATGAAGTTGCTATAGTTAATTGCAAACTTTTAGGCAATCAAGATACCTTGTATGCCTCAGGAAAAGGGAAGCAGTATTATAAAGACTGTTATATTGAAGGCACCACCGATTTTATCTTCGGAAGTGCAACTGCTTTTTTCGAAAATTGCCAAATTCACAGTAAAAAGAATTCCTATATAACAGCAGCTTCGACATCGAAAGATTCACTCTTTGGATATGTGTTTAAAGATTGTAAACTTACAGCGGATGATGGTGTGGATGAAGTTTACTTGGGAAGACCTTGGCGCATCTATGCACAAACCGTATTTGTAAATTGTGATTTAGGAGACCATATTTTGCCCGAAGGTTGGCATAATTGGTCTAAACCAGAAGCTGAAAAAACCACGTTTTATGGAGAATATAAAAATTTTGGTAAAAGTTTTAAACCAGAAAAAAGGGTCAGTTGGTCACATCAATTAAAAAAGCGTGAAGCTCAAAAATACTCGCTTAAAAACGTATTGGGTAACGATAAAAAAACATCTAAAACAGAATGGTATGAAACATTTTAA
- a CDS encoding glycoside hydrolase family 43 protein, whose product MKHILILILTLNLLSLSAQDKFVSNVWVSDNGDGTYTNPILHSDFSDPDVVRVGDDYYMTASSFTCSPSLPILHSKDLVNWELINYALPKQVPLDVFNRPQHGNGVWAPCIRYHKDEYYIYYPDPDFGIYMIKTKDPKGTWSEPVLVKGGKGLIDPTPLWDDDGKVYLAYAFAGSRAGIKSLLVIATMNAEGTKTNDDEVMIIDGHKDESTIEGPKFYKRNGYYYIFAPAGGVSTGWQTILRSKSIYGPYEKKKVLHQGNTEINGPHQGAWVTTQTGEDWFFHFQDKGAYGRIVHLQPMTWKNDWPVMGVDQNNDGIGEPVAKFKKPNVGKPHPIVTPPDSDEFNQPKLGLQWQWQANPEVYYGFPTSMGHFTMYCRPKPDDVVNLHPVSNLLLQKFPAEEFTATTKLTFNARHDNEEVGFLIMGLDYSYIRLKQEEGNLFLSQVMCEDADKDKAETETDKTKLDANTVYLQVKVSKGALCEFFYSLDNKNFKPIGTKFKAREGKWIGSKIGYLALREGVINDSGSLDIDWIRFTK is encoded by the coding sequence ATGAAGCATATTTTAATCTTAATACTTACGCTTAACCTTTTGAGCCTTTCAGCTCAAGATAAATTTGTATCAAACGTTTGGGTGTCCGATAATGGAGATGGCACATACACGAATCCAATTTTGCATTCAGATTTTTCAGATCCAGATGTCGTTAGGGTTGGTGATGATTATTATATGACGGCATCCTCATTTACCTGTTCGCCAAGTTTGCCCATCTTACATTCTAAGGATTTAGTGAATTGGGAATTGATAAATTATGCATTGCCAAAACAAGTTCCGTTAGATGTTTTTAATAGACCGCAACACGGCAATGGCGTTTGGGCACCTTGCATTCGCTATCATAAAGATGAATATTACATCTATTATCCAGATCCAGATTTTGGGATTTATATGATTAAAACCAAAGACCCAAAAGGAACTTGGTCAGAGCCTGTTTTGGTAAAAGGAGGTAAAGGACTCATTGACCCAACACCACTTTGGGATGATGATGGAAAAGTATACTTAGCCTATGCATTTGCAGGTAGTCGTGCCGGAATTAAAAGCTTATTGGTGATTGCAACCATGAATGCAGAAGGCACCAAAACCAATGATGATGAGGTTATGATTATTGATGGACATAAAGACGAATCGACTATTGAAGGGCCCAAATTTTATAAACGAAATGGGTACTATTATATTTTTGCACCAGCTGGAGGCGTTTCTACGGGCTGGCAAACCATTTTAAGATCAAAATCCATTTACGGCCCTTATGAAAAAAAGAAAGTTTTGCATCAAGGTAATACAGAAATTAACGGTCCGCATCAAGGGGCTTGGGTAACGACTCAGACAGGTGAAGATTGGTTTTTTCATTTTCAAGATAAAGGTGCTTATGGTCGTATTGTACATTTACAGCCGATGACATGGAAAAACGATTGGCCAGTGATGGGAGTGGATCAAAATAATGATGGTATTGGAGAGCCTGTTGCCAAATTCAAAAAACCGAATGTTGGTAAACCTCATCCAATCGTTACACCACCAGATTCGGATGAATTTAACCAACCCAAGTTAGGTTTACAGTGGCAATGGCAAGCAAATCCTGAAGTGTATTATGGGTTTCCAACGTCTATGGGACATTTTACTATGTATTGCAGGCCAAAGCCAGATGATGTCGTTAATTTGCATCCAGTTTCCAATTTGTTATTGCAAAAATTTCCAGCGGAAGAATTTACAGCAACAACAAAACTAACCTTCAATGCTCGGCACGATAATGAAGAAGTGGGTTTTTTGATTATGGGATTAGATTACAGCTATATTCGATTAAAACAAGAGGAAGGGAATTTGTTTCTATCTCAAGTCATGTGTGAAGATGCTGATAAAGATAAAGCCGAAACTGAAACCGATAAAACTAAGTTAGACGCTAATACAGTTTACCTTCAAGTTAAAGTTAGCAAAGGTGCACTTTGTGAATTTTTCTATAGTTTGGACAATAAAAACTTTAAACCCATAGGTACTAAGTTCAAAGCCAGGGAAGGCAAATGGATAGGCTCTAAAATAGGCTATTTAGCTTTGCGTGAAGGTGTTATTAATGACTCAGGCAGTTTGGATATTGATTGGATACGGTTTACAAAATGA
- a CDS encoding Gfo/Idh/MocA family oxidoreductase: protein MALITTALCSFGMSGHLFHAPFIDVHPDFNLYGVLERTKNLTEKKYPNIITFRSLEALLQDDNIDLVIVNTPNITHYDFTKRIIEAGKHVVVEKPFTVTAVEAQELIELAEKHKVKLSVYHNRRWDSDFKTVKKIVGQGVLGDIVEAEFHYDRFEPELSYKTHKETATEGVGSLYDLGSHLIDQALQLFGMPKRVFASLDSFRENSEVGDYFDVKLYYDSKYVTLKSSYFVREPLPAYSIHGTKGSFIKSKADIQETELQKELKPNTNNWGVEPESEKGLLHIMKEGKSYKQSVNTEIGDYMTYYDGISEAILNNKPLPVSANEAKQVIQIIEAAIKSNLEKRVIEL, encoded by the coding sequence ATGGCATTAATAACTACAGCGTTGTGTTCTTTCGGGATGAGCGGACATCTGTTTCACGCCCCATTTATTGATGTGCATCCTGACTTCAATTTATATGGTGTTTTAGAACGGACTAAAAATCTGACCGAGAAAAAATATCCAAATATTATAACGTTTCGGTCCTTGGAAGCATTGCTTCAAGACGATAACATTGATTTAGTCATCGTAAATACACCAAACATCACCCATTACGATTTTACCAAAAGAATAATTGAAGCTGGAAAACATGTGGTCGTCGAAAAACCGTTTACGGTAACTGCTGTTGAAGCTCAAGAATTAATTGAATTAGCAGAAAAACATAAGGTTAAACTTTCAGTATATCATAACAGACGTTGGGATAGTGATTTTAAAACTGTCAAAAAAATTGTTGGACAAGGGGTTTTAGGTGACATTGTTGAAGCAGAATTCCATTACGACAGATTTGAACCAGAATTAAGCTATAAAACCCATAAAGAAACAGCCACAGAAGGTGTAGGCAGTTTATACGATTTAGGCTCGCATTTAATTGATCAAGCATTACAATTATTTGGTATGCCAAAACGTGTGTTTGCTTCTCTCGATTCGTTCAGAGAGAATTCTGAGGTAGGCGATTATTTTGATGTTAAATTGTATTACGATTCTAAATATGTGACTTTAAAATCAAGTTATTTTGTACGAGAACCACTTCCTGCTTATAGCATTCACGGTACAAAAGGGTCGTTTATAAAATCGAAAGCCGATATTCAGGAAACGGAACTTCAGAAAGAATTAAAACCTAACACCAATAATTGGGGCGTTGAACCTGAATCTGAAAAAGGCCTTTTACATATTATGAAAGAGGGTAAGTCTTATAAACAATCTGTAAATACAGAAATTGGCGATTATATGACCTATTACGATGGAATTTCAGAAGCTATTTTGAATAACAAACCCTTACCAGTTTCAGCTAATGAAGCAAAACAAGTGATACAAATTATTGAAGCCGCAATTAAAAGTAATCTTGAAAAACGAGTTATTGAATTATGA
- a CDS encoding glycoside hydrolase family 88/105 protein yields MKNLTLIILLALSFFTSCKEEKKQTQTEEAPKAEMEISDTIKWSERMALSEIKRFPDPTLLDFRKKPNWSYTNGLVLQAMSRVYDQTNNEKIYDYIYEYADRMINEDGSINSYKLSNYNLDMIKSGDAIYYVYNQKQEPRFRKAMDTLHKQLEGMPTTSEGGYWHKKRYPNQMWLDGVYMAEPFHAKYTKAFMEGDEVQKMYDKIVLQFDLIEKHSRDPETGLYYHGWDESKEQKWANKTTGLSQHFWSRGMGWYGMALVDVLDYLPENHEGRSRIIKYLNQYAEAIVNYQDESGTWYQVLNLPEREGNYLEATGTSMFTYTLAKGVNKGYLPEVYMENAKKGFQGILDEFISVEDNGVVNLNKCCGVAGLGGDPYRDGSFEYYIGEIIRSNDPKGTGPFIMAALELDK; encoded by the coding sequence ATGAAAAATTTAACACTCATTATACTATTAGCATTGAGCTTTTTTACCAGTTGTAAGGAAGAAAAGAAGCAAACCCAAACAGAAGAAGCGCCTAAAGCTGAAATGGAAATTTCAGATACGATCAAATGGTCCGAACGTATGGCACTGTCGGAAATTAAACGTTTTCCAGATCCAACATTGCTCGATTTCAGAAAAAAACCAAATTGGAGTTATACCAACGGATTAGTATTGCAGGCCATGTCTAGAGTATACGATCAGACCAATAACGAAAAGATATATGATTATATCTATGAGTATGCCGACAGAATGATTAACGAGGATGGCTCTATAAATTCATATAAACTAAGTAATTACAATTTGGATATGATCAAGTCTGGAGACGCCATTTATTATGTGTATAATCAAAAACAAGAGCCAAGATTTAGGAAAGCAATGGATACACTTCATAAGCAGTTAGAAGGTATGCCAACAACATCAGAAGGTGGTTATTGGCACAAAAAAAGATATCCTAATCAAATGTGGTTAGATGGTGTGTATATGGCAGAACCGTTTCACGCTAAGTACACAAAAGCATTTATGGAAGGTGATGAAGTTCAAAAAATGTATGATAAAATCGTCCTTCAATTCGATTTAATTGAAAAACATAGCAGAGACCCAGAAACTGGATTATATTATCACGGATGGGATGAAAGTAAAGAACAAAAATGGGCCAATAAAACCACAGGATTATCACAGCATTTCTGGTCTCGTGGTATGGGTTGGTACGGCATGGCATTAGTTGATGTGTTGGATTATTTACCGGAAAATCACGAAGGCAGATCAAGAATCATCAAGTATCTTAACCAATATGCGGAAGCAATTGTAAATTACCAAGATGAAAGCGGAACCTGGTATCAAGTCCTTAATTTACCTGAAAGAGAAGGCAATTATCTCGAAGCCACAGGAACAAGCATGTTTACATATACTTTAGCAAAAGGCGTGAACAAAGGGTACCTTCCAGAGGTCTATATGGAAAATGCAAAAAAAGGATTTCAAGGTATATTGGATGAATTTATTTCAGTTGAAGACAATGGCGTCGTTAATCTCAACAAATGTTGTGGCGTTGCAGGTTTGGGAGGTGATCCTTACAGAGACGGATCGTTTGAATATTATATTGGTGAAATCATTAGATCTAACGATCCAAAAGGAACTGGGCCTTTTATTATGGCTGCTTTAGAATTGGATAAATAA
- a CDS encoding cupin domain-containing protein, whose product MKTAIKTICVFLLLLNFQITHAQDKTFTIEECVNTFSKDKAIPTKVGYQYWFADKDFLDGRTLKMSVVAPGKSTHAPHQHPEDEFFYVLEGKAKFYLDGKEMVVEANTSLYCPSNSMHGISNVGDTDLKYLVIKKYEKQ is encoded by the coding sequence ATGAAGACTGCAATTAAAACGATTTGTGTATTTCTGCTTCTATTGAATTTTCAAATAACTCATGCACAAGACAAAACATTTACCATTGAGGAATGTGTAAACACATTTTCCAAAGACAAAGCCATTCCCACAAAAGTGGGCTATCAATATTGGTTTGCAGACAAAGATTTTTTAGACGGAAGAACGCTTAAGATGAGCGTAGTGGCACCAGGGAAATCAACTCATGCGCCACATCAGCATCCTGAAGATGAATTTTTCTATGTATTAGAAGGTAAAGCAAAGTTTTATTTAGATGGAAAAGAAATGGTAGTTGAAGCAAATACAAGCTTGTATTGTCCATCCAACAGCATGCATGGTATTAGCAATGTAGGTGATACAGATTTAAAATATTTAGTCATTAAGAAATACGAAAAACAATAA
- a CDS encoding DUF4861 family protein — protein MKTLKFIIALCCATSIIACKSEKKEENKEDISIEKEVVETSKTYAEISIAEGGKWIDGTRGHEEYDGGTSFKNVQELRVPDNHTDHSWYIRYEGPGWESNKIGYRLYLDWRNAIDIFGKKTDTMVLSKVGQDGFDSYHEPEPWGQDILKVGSGLGIGSLGRLVNEKVMHFKDVDSTFASIENNATESSVTINYIGWKTDDDKIDLESTLSISPDQRYTKHTIQPSKAIEGIVTGIVDHGVNYFTKESTNKKWAYIATYGEQTLVPDDLGMAIFYEVETTSDIKKGEDDYLIEFKPTTNPVSFYFLGAWEQEVDGIKTEEEFLTYLDGLLSELNSNNSL, from the coding sequence ATGAAAACACTAAAATTTATAATCGCGCTATGTTGCGCCACTTCAATTATAGCTTGTAAATCAGAGAAAAAAGAGGAAAATAAAGAAGATATTTCAATAGAGAAAGAAGTGGTGGAAACATCAAAAACATATGCTGAAATTTCTATAGCAGAAGGAGGCAAATGGATTGATGGCACGAGAGGTCATGAAGAATATGATGGTGGTACTTCATTCAAAAATGTTCAAGAATTGCGAGTTCCAGATAATCACACCGACCATTCTTGGTACATACGTTATGAAGGTCCTGGTTGGGAAAGTAATAAAATAGGTTACCGATTATATTTAGATTGGCGAAATGCAATTGATATCTTCGGAAAAAAGACCGACACCATGGTGTTGTCTAAAGTCGGTCAAGATGGTTTTGATTCGTATCATGAACCTGAACCTTGGGGACAAGATATCTTAAAAGTAGGTAGCGGATTAGGCATTGGCTCTTTAGGTCGTTTGGTCAATGAAAAAGTAATGCACTTTAAAGATGTTGATTCTACATTTGCTTCTATAGAAAATAATGCTACCGAATCTTCTGTAACTATAAATTATATTGGCTGGAAAACGGATGATGACAAAATCGATTTAGAATCGACATTAAGTATTAGTCCAGACCAACGGTATACAAAACATACCATTCAGCCTTCAAAGGCTATTGAGGGAATTGTTACAGGAATCGTAGATCATGGCGTCAATTATTTCACAAAGGAAAGCACGAATAAAAAATGGGCTTATATTGCCACTTATGGTGAGCAGACCTTAGTACCTGACGATTTAGGAATGGCGATTTTTTATGAAGTTGAAACCACTTCCGACATCAAAAAAGGGGAAGATGATTATTTAATCGAGTTTAAACCGACCACAAATCCAGTTTCATTTTACTTTTTAGGAGCTTGGGAACAGGAAGTTGATGGCATTAAAACAGAGGAGGAATTTTTAACTTATTTAGATGGCTTGCTTTCAGAATTGAATTCAAATAATTCATTATAA
- a CDS encoding alpha/beta hydrolase: MYKIAILYLFLMLSSSTLFALQNIQKDTSYTVNNSYHKYIKKFPQIDIVKPQNFEKVSEIENIIYKTLENRRLYLDAFMNTSENNPAVILVHGGGWKSGDKSHMKPMAEYIASKGYSCFAIEYRLSDEAQYPEGIYDVKEAIQYIKSNAKKFHIDTTKVAVLGTSSGAQMATLVGTTNHNPKFEQQTEHSSSTAVQAIVNLDGVVAFIHPKSSEGKMASWWLGGTSKEKPEIWKEASALTHVDKNTPPILFISSQYERFQAGREEMIQILDKHDIYNQVENFPDSPHTFWLFHPWFTDTVNYITTFLDKTLKNNKE, encoded by the coding sequence ATGTATAAGATAGCCATACTTTACCTTTTCTTAATGTTGAGCTCTTCAACCTTGTTTGCTTTACAAAATATTCAAAAAGACACCTCTTATACAGTTAATAATTCATATCACAAATACATAAAGAAGTTTCCTCAGATAGACATTGTAAAACCACAAAATTTTGAAAAAGTATCTGAAATTGAGAATATTATATATAAAACATTAGAAAATAGAAGGCTGTATCTTGATGCTTTTATGAATACTTCTGAAAATAATCCAGCAGTGATTTTGGTACATGGAGGAGGCTGGAAATCTGGAGATAAATCCCACATGAAACCCATGGCAGAATACATCGCCTCAAAAGGCTATTCATGCTTTGCCATAGAATATAGATTATCCGACGAAGCACAATATCCGGAAGGCATTTATGATGTTAAAGAAGCTATTCAATATATTAAATCTAATGCAAAAAAATTTCATATTGACACGACGAAAGTTGCTGTTCTAGGAACGTCTTCTGGAGCACAGATGGCAACCTTGGTTGGGACAACCAACCACAATCCGAAGTTTGAACAACAAACAGAACATAGCTCATCAACCGCTGTGCAAGCTATTGTGAATTTAGATGGCGTCGTAGCATTCATTCACCCTAAGTCCAGTGAAGGAAAAATGGCAAGTTGGTGGCTGGGTGGCACATCAAAAGAAAAACCCGAAATCTGGAAAGAAGCTTCAGCATTGACACATGTTGATAAAAACACACCGCCAATTTTATTCATCAGTAGTCAGTACGAACGTTTTCAAGCAGGACGTGAAGAGATGATTCAAATTTTAGACAAACACGATATTTATAACCAAGTTGAAAATTTTCCAGACAGTCCTCATACGTTTTGGTTATTCCATCCTTGGTTTACTGACACCGTAAATTACATCACAACATTTTTAGACAAAACACTTAAAAATAATAAAGAATGA
- a CDS encoding glycoside hydrolase family 28 protein, producing MKGPWEAMNEVVASVKVPEFPDTVFNIMDYGAQPDSVSYNTEAFKNAIAACAEKGGGKVLVPKGKYLTGAIHLDNNVNLHLEEGAEILFSTNPKDYYPLVATSYEGVELMNYSPLIYANKKSNIAITGKGVLNGQASNENWWKWVGKEAYGWKEGMPQQKDSLNLPRLMEMGQNGTPLDERVFGEGHYLRPTFLQPYECNSVLIQGVKIINAPFWIIHPFKSNNVIVDGVTVESHGPNNDGCDPEYSKNVIIKNCTFNTGDDCIAIKAGRDAEGRRVAIKSENIVVQNCKMIDGHGGVVIGSEMSAGVTNVYVENCEMNSPNLDRAIRLKTNSRRGGTIDGVYVRNVNVGQVKEAVLKLNMHYATYTNQTGEFIPVIKNIHLENVKVQNGGYYGILAKGYEESPITNVTLKNVIIEKVDEAFSLEHVSNLKLIDTYINGSLMQSPPKIKE from the coding sequence ATGAAAGGACCTTGGGAGGCAATGAACGAAGTTGTAGCTAGTGTTAAAGTACCTGAGTTTCCAGATACTGTTTTTAATATTATGGACTATGGAGCCCAGCCAGATAGTGTTTCTTATAACACTGAAGCTTTCAAAAATGCAATTGCTGCATGTGCAGAAAAGGGTGGCGGAAAAGTTTTGGTTCCTAAAGGGAAATACCTAACAGGCGCTATACATTTAGATAATAATGTCAACTTACACTTAGAAGAAGGAGCGGAAATTTTGTTTAGTACCAATCCAAAGGACTACTATCCCTTAGTAGCGACATCTTATGAAGGTGTGGAATTGATGAATTATTCTCCATTAATTTACGCCAACAAAAAATCCAATATTGCCATTACCGGTAAAGGTGTGTTAAATGGCCAGGCAAGCAATGAAAACTGGTGGAAATGGGTTGGCAAAGAGGCGTATGGCTGGAAAGAAGGGATGCCGCAACAAAAGGACAGTCTTAATCTTCCAAGGTTAATGGAGATGGGACAAAATGGAACACCTTTAGATGAGCGTGTTTTTGGCGAAGGGCACTATTTAAGACCAACCTTTTTGCAGCCTTACGAATGTAATAGTGTTTTAATTCAAGGTGTAAAAATCATCAATGCACCGTTTTGGATTATTCATCCATTTAAATCAAATAATGTTATCGTTGACGGTGTCACAGTCGAAAGTCATGGCCCTAACAACGATGGTTGTGATCCAGAATATTCTAAAAACGTAATCATCAAAAATTGTACCTTTAATACTGGTGACGATTGTATCGCTATAAAAGCAGGAAGAGACGCAGAAGGTAGAAGAGTGGCTATTAAAAGCGAAAATATCGTCGTGCAAAATTGTAAGATGATTGATGGTCATGGTGGTGTTGTTATCGGTAGCGAAATGTCTGCTGGAGTGACTAATGTATATGTTGAAAATTGCGAAATGAACAGTCCAAACCTGGACCGAGCTATTCGTTTAAAAACCAACTCCAGAAGAGGCGGAACAATTGATGGTGTATATGTAAGAAATGTTAATGTCGGACAAGTAAAAGAAGCGGTGTTAAAATTAAACATGCATTACGCAACCTACACCAACCAAACTGGAGAGTTTATTCCCGTAATTAAAAATATACATCTCGAAAACGTGAAAGTTCAAAATGGCGGTTATTATGGTATTTTGGCAAAAGGTTATGAAGAGTCCCCAATAACTAACGTGACCTTAAAGAACGTGATTATTGAAAAGGTAGATGAAGCTTTTTCTCTAGAACATGTCTCTAATTTAAAACTTATAGACACTTATATTAATGGCTCATTAATGCAAAGCCCACCAAAAATTAAAGAATAA